A genomic region of Halomonas aestuarii contains the following coding sequences:
- a CDS encoding cobyrinic acid a,c-diamide synthase: MLGFLQGVSYGLFLTCLPWLLVGLVNPRLAVPVDPPGRLQVILRYCLVVPFISMLLWLTSLWGGFGPTLGGWLAGLVAIPVALPLERRLRGWRERRRVRRLRERLAAEAARRRAEEEREAHEAGLTVLDPARPPAEADELVLALCRAKQALLDAHRPDLAVQADRIYSRYRHVLAVLEERFDSGELAFARARELVGQVCLGAVDTLHSMAAQASGVVNVDGDFVRRRLSREGRRLGNEERAALRRRLDLLEETEQRLRELAARNESALTVLDDTAVSLARIETGRPQASVTTEQALEELRRFVSRADRYGRGAP, encoded by the coding sequence ATGCTGGGATTCCTTCAGGGAGTTTCCTACGGACTGTTCCTGACCTGCCTGCCCTGGCTGCTGGTGGGGCTGGTCAATCCGCGTCTCGCCGTGCCGGTCGATCCGCCGGGCCGCCTGCAGGTCATCCTGCGCTACTGCCTGGTGGTGCCCTTCATCAGCATGCTGCTGTGGCTCACCTCGCTGTGGGGAGGCTTCGGGCCGACCCTTGGGGGCTGGCTGGCGGGGCTGGTGGCGATCCCCGTGGCCCTGCCGCTGGAGCGTCGCCTGCGCGGCTGGCGGGAACGGCGGCGGGTGAGGCGCCTGCGCGAGCGGCTGGCGGCCGAGGCGGCTCGCCGGCGTGCCGAGGAGGAGCGCGAAGCCCACGAGGCGGGTCTGACGGTGCTCGACCCCGCCCGGCCACCCGCGGAGGCCGACGAGCTGGTGCTGGCGCTGTGCCGGGCCAAGCAGGCACTGCTCGACGCCCACCGCCCCGACCTGGCGGTCCAGGCCGATCGCATCTACAGCCGCTATCGCCATGTGCTGGCGGTCCTGGAGGAGCGCTTCGACAGCGGCGAGCTGGCCTTCGCGCGGGCCCGGGAGCTGGTGGGCCAGGTCTGCCTCGGGGCGGTGGATACGCTGCACTCCATGGCCGCCCAGGCCAGCGGGGTGGTGAACGTCGATGGCGACTTCGTGCGGCGTCGCCTGAGCCGCGAGGGCCGTCGCCTGGGCAACGAGGAGCGCGCCGCCCTGAGGCGGCGGCTGGATCTGCTCGAGGAGACCGAGCAGCGGCTGCGCGAGCTCGCCGCCCGCAACGAGTCGGCGTTGACCGTGCTCGACGATACCGCCGTCTCCCTGGCGCGCATCGAGACCGGTCGCCCCCAGGCCTCGGTCACCACCGAACAGGCGCTGGAGGAGCTGCGTCGCTTCGTGTCCCGCGCGGACCGCTACGGGCGTGGCGCTCCATGA
- a CDS encoding helix-turn-helix domain-containing protein: MSRLQDRPTVISADTLATADSQAWHQRLAQLILAAGGVGFPTLLERTLHELAGFDTILINTYQGQHRPLLIHDNYPPVRREQGIERYLSQAYLLDPFFKAVHDGLASGVHRLRELAPDRFESSDYYHHYYRALGLTDEVGLFARVDADVVMVVSLGFREDTPRLTRRSLQALRHVSPVLEVLLGEYWKWQGHCFQERLAEREPVEAAFDSFGQEALTAREREIVRLLLAGHSTKSAARELDISDGTVKVHRKHIYHRLEVSSQSQLFRLFLDHVALVSRRQAGQ; this comes from the coding sequence ATGTCACGCCTCCAGGACCGCCCCACCGTGATCTCCGCCGACACCCTCGCCACGGCCGACAGCCAGGCCTGGCACCAGCGTCTCGCCCAGCTGATCCTCGCCGCCGGCGGGGTGGGCTTCCCCACCCTGCTGGAACGGACGCTCCACGAGCTGGCCGGCTTCGACACCATCCTGATCAACACCTACCAGGGTCAGCATCGGCCGCTGCTGATCCACGACAACTACCCGCCGGTGCGACGCGAACAGGGGATCGAACGCTATCTGAGCCAGGCCTACCTGCTCGACCCCTTCTTCAAGGCCGTCCACGACGGCCTGGCGAGCGGCGTCCATCGCCTGCGCGAACTGGCGCCGGACCGCTTCGAGAGCAGCGACTACTACCACCACTACTATCGCGCCCTAGGCCTGACCGACGAGGTCGGCCTGTTCGCTCGGGTCGATGCCGATGTGGTGATGGTGGTGTCGCTGGGCTTTCGCGAGGACACGCCGCGACTGACGCGTCGCAGCCTGCAGGCGCTGCGCCATGTCAGTCCGGTCCTGGAGGTATTGCTCGGAGAGTACTGGAAGTGGCAGGGCCACTGCTTCCAGGAGCGGCTGGCCGAACGCGAGCCGGTGGAGGCCGCCTTCGACAGCTTCGGCCAGGAGGCCCTCACGGCCCGCGAACGGGAGATCGTGCGACTGCTGCTGGCGGGCCACTCCACCAAGTCGGCGGCCCGGGAACTCGACATCAGCGACGGGACCGTCAAGGTCCACCGCAAGCATATCTACCATCGCCTCGAGGTCTCCAGCCAGTCGCAGCTCTTCCGGCTGTTCCTCGACCATGTAGCACTGGTCTCGCGTCGCCAGGCGGGCCAGTAG
- a CDS encoding toxic anion resistance protein — translation MTQQPQHGPRLSLPPVEEIAREMEGTTTDGPADDGGDDPTLAAQAEAFVDEVIAGGDAESLARQRRAVDELGLELQQQAARQSAMLQTPLRQLAHQGDEGGPVARALVDLRGRMQSLDPSRHNLSPGPLDRVLALLPGAGSRLQRYFRKFETAQQALDAIIADLEGGRDMLHRDNVTLGDDQQALRESLVQLERQIALGRLIDDRLQDAIARRDEEDPQRRFLEEELLFPLRQRIVDLQQQLAVSQQGVLALEVIIRNNRELMRGVDRAINVTVSALTVAVTVALAIANQRLVLDSIEVLNATTSEMIGGTARALRQQGVDIQRRASSAMLDMQALEEAFGEVMGAIDDLSRYRREALPRLDDQIDRLSTLAGRGSEAIDHLQRGRDADDAESSRGP, via the coding sequence ATGACCCAGCAACCCCAACACGGCCCCCGCCTGTCGCTGCCGCCGGTGGAGGAGATCGCCCGCGAGATGGAGGGCACGACCACCGACGGGCCGGCCGACGACGGTGGTGACGATCCGACGCTGGCGGCCCAGGCCGAGGCCTTCGTCGACGAGGTGATCGCCGGCGGCGACGCCGAGAGCCTGGCGCGCCAGCGTCGCGCCGTCGACGAGCTGGGCCTCGAGCTGCAGCAGCAGGCCGCCCGCCAGAGCGCCATGCTGCAGACCCCGCTGCGCCAGCTGGCCCACCAGGGTGACGAGGGCGGGCCGGTGGCCAGGGCCCTGGTCGACCTGCGCGGCCGGATGCAGTCGCTTGACCCCTCCCGGCACAACCTGTCGCCGGGGCCGCTGGATCGCGTGCTGGCCCTGCTTCCGGGGGCAGGCAGTCGCCTGCAGCGCTACTTCCGCAAGTTCGAGACGGCCCAGCAGGCCCTGGATGCGATCATTGCCGACCTGGAAGGGGGGCGTGACATGCTGCATCGCGACAACGTGACCCTGGGCGACGACCAGCAGGCCCTGCGCGAGAGCCTGGTGCAGCTGGAGCGTCAGATCGCCCTGGGACGGCTGATCGACGACCGCCTGCAGGACGCCATTGCCCGCCGCGACGAGGAGGACCCCCAGCGGCGCTTTCTCGAGGAGGAGCTGCTCTTCCCGCTGCGCCAGCGCATCGTCGACCTGCAGCAGCAGCTGGCGGTGAGCCAGCAGGGCGTGCTGGCCCTCGAGGTGATCATCCGCAACAACCGGGAGCTGATGCGAGGCGTCGACCGCGCCATCAACGTCACGGTCTCGGCGCTGACCGTGGCGGTGACCGTCGCCCTGGCGATCGCCAACCAGCGGTTGGTGCTCGACAGCATCGAGGTGCTCAATGCCACCACCTCGGAGATGATCGGCGGCACCGCCCGGGCGCTGCGCCAGCAGGGCGTGGACATCCAGCGGCGGGCCTCATCGGCGATGCTCGACATGCAGGCACTGGAAGAGGCCTTCGGCGAGGTGATGGGTGCCATCGACGACCTCTCCCGCTATCGCCGCGAGGCCCTGCCGCGCCTGGACGACCAGATCGACCGGCTGTCGACCCTGGCCGGCCGCGGCAGTGAGGCCATTGACCACCTGCAGCGCGGCCGCGACGCGGACGATGCCGAGTCGTCGCGGGGTCCCTGA